From Terriglobia bacterium:
ATTGCTTCAAGAATCGCGCGCCCGCCGGAATTCGGAAACGACGCCAGGTAAATGTCGATCACCTCAAGCAACGGAGCCACATTGCCGGCGTCCCCTAAAAACCGGACACGGGGCAAAACCCCTTCCGAATGCAGGTGCGACCGGACAGCCCGCACATTTCCAGTTCCGGCAAACAAGTGAAAGTGCTTCGGAAAGCGCTTCATCACTTCGGACACTGCTCTCAAATATCCGCTGCCTGCGGCGTCGCGAAGCTCTCCAAAGGTTGCGGAAACCGTGCTCGCAGACTCCAACCCTATCGCCGGGCGCGTGAGCGGCTCAGACATTTGAAGACGCGTTTCGACATCGCATGCAACCGGTATCCATTCTGAAGGAAGATCGCCAAACCTCGTCATTTCCAGTCCTGATAGTGACAAGTGAATACGCCCGTCAAACAGGTCCGCATCCATTTCAGCACCGTGACTGACATTGATCTGAACCGGCGCCGGCCGCATGGCTGCCACGCGCGCCGTGATTTGTTCGCTCAAATTACCGTGAAAGAACGCTATTTGAATCCCCGAACTTCGAATTGCATCGGCGATCCGCTCAGCGCGTTGAAGGAAATCGCCGTCAACCGATGCAATCCTGACATCTGCATCCAGGGTCACCGGCTGTGATTGAGGGACGGCCTCGGAATTGAAGAACCAGGAAGCAGCCCACTCCGTCGTAAAGACGGCCGACTGAATCCCCTGCTGTTTCAGGCTCAAAACCAGCATCCTCAGATATTCGTCCGCCGCTTCCGGCAAAATGCATCCGACAACGTGCGCGACCCGTGTCACCGGCGAATCGATTCGGACAGCGAGGCGAGGCGCAGACCAGTGCTCGAAAATTTCTCCGATATGGCGGACGCGGTCCGGCTGCAGGCCGGCAAGCATGGCACGTTGAAAGTAATCCATCGCGGAGGCGGGATCCTGTTGAGCAAGCGAATCCCCCACCCTGAAGGCAACGTCCGCCAGGCGTGCTTTGTTTCCTGTGTGATAGAGGGCCAGAGTGTACGCGTGATTGATGATGTCAGAGTGGTAGCCGGTCTCCTGAGCCGCTTTTTCGAGAAGAAGCGCGGCTGTGGCGAAATCTCGTTCGTTCAGCGCCTCGAACGCCTGCTCATAATTCACGCGGCTATTGTAGACCAGCGGTGGATTTGACTTTATTGGACCATTGTATCAATTGACGTTGCTTCATTTCTTAAGTTGAAGAAATGAAGCAACGTCAATTGATGCAATGATCCAATTTTATTAACTAGGCAGTGGTGCCCTTGCGAGCCTGGAAATGTTCTTGCGCCCGGCGTTTCAAACGTGCTTTCTTTTTTGCGCGGTTGACGCGGCGCTTCTTCAGGATTTCGAATTTCGTGCTCATGATTTCTCTATAATACTCGTCTTGGAAGTGAGTAGGGTCCGGTGACTCTCCTGGCCTTCAAAGCTTGTGGGGCGTCGGGGAACCGGCGTCCGGTGGGTTCGACTCCCACGCACTTCCGCCACGTTATGCCGAGGTTTTCGCGGCCTTCAGTGCGCCGACAGCTTTGGCTTCGTCTTCATAGACATCGAATACCGTCAGAAGTTTCGTCATCTGCAACAGGTCTTTTGCCTTCGCCGTCAGATTCAGAAGTTTCACGTCGCCCTGCTTGTTCCGCACAGTGGTATAAGCCGAAACCAGTTCACCCAATCCCGAAGAGTCGATATACGACACGTCGCCCAGATTCAAGACAAACTGGCGGGCGCCGTCATTGACTTGAACGCGAAGGGTCTCGCGTAACAGCAGAACGGGCTCACCAATCGTCAGCCGTCCCGA
This genomic window contains:
- a CDS encoding glycosyltransferase, producing the protein MNYEQAFEALNERDFATAALLLEKAAQETGYHSDIINHAYTLALYHTGNKARLADVAFRVGDSLAQQDPASAMDYFQRAMLAGLQPDRVRHIGEIFEHWSAPRLAVRIDSPVTRVAHVVGCILPEAADEYLRMLVLSLKQQGIQSAVFTTEWAASWFFNSEAVPQSQPVTLDADVRIASVDGDFLQRAERIADAIRSSGIQIAFFHGNLSEQITARVAAMRPAPVQINVSHGAEMDADLFDGRIHLSLSGLEMTRFGDLPSEWIPVACDVETRLQMSEPLTRPAIGLESASTVSATFGELRDAAGSGYLRAVSEVMKRFPKHFHLFAGTGNVRAVRSHLHSEGVLPRVRFLGDAGNVAPLLEVIDIYLASFPNSGGRAILEAMGAGKPAIVLKSLPDSKSDSGAELVGIRELTAPGEANYIDIADRLLRDPALRARQGQAVRDRFRAEFRPARLGERYKAFLASVVRA
- a CDS encoding STAS domain-containing protein, which codes for MSLNVKTRKVDGIIVVDMSGRLTIGEPVLLLRETLRVQVNDGARQFVLNLGDVSYIDSSGLGELVSAYTTVRNKQGDVKLLNLTAKAKDLLQMTKLLTVFDVYEDEAKAVGALKAAKTSA